Sequence from the Larimichthys crocea isolate SSNF chromosome XXIII, L_crocea_2.0, whole genome shotgun sequence genome:
tcactacccaaaccTCATGACCTTAGGTGAAGCTTGGGACCAGAAAATTGAGCGCTTTGCCTTCGAGCTCAGTCGCAGTACTCCTgcctccattttcccatcacttgtgaacaagaccccgacATACCTGAACTCCttcgcttggggcagcaacaTAAGGtccattaatatatttttaacgAGAGAACATGTCTGTCATGTTGCAGTGGACCCTTTATATCATAAATCCAAAGGTGTGTGGGAGTTTTCTATAAAGATTcaaggcaaaaaataaatataacgAAAACAGTAtccacaataaataataaatagcatcaacaacaagaaaataTACATGTTATTAGGCCAGAAAGGTCAAACTTCTTTGGTTCTCTACATAATCGATGAAGGTAAATTTCAAATCTGTCCTGTGTTTTCCCCCTTTGCAGTTTTGGGACGTGTGCAACATGGACCACCTGCTGGCCCGCCTGGCTGTCGATTCCCCTTCGGTTTCCCGGCGCATCGTCGATCTGCTCTTCAAGTCCTTCTTCCCAGTCAACGAGTCGGAGAGGGAGTGGTGCTGTCGGTGCGTCACCCTCATCCAGATGAACCCCATGGCTGCCAGGAAGTTCTACCTGTACGCCCACAAACACACGGCCCCCACTAACATAAGTAAGCGTTCGTttatcaaagacaaacatgagatTATTTAGCATCTCGCATCTGTCAGTGgattcattgttttgtgttctcTTGCAGTAAAGCTGATGTTGAGTATTCGCCGTGTTCTGAACAGTTCCATCCAGGCTGACTGCGACCTGTCCGACATCAATGAAAGCAACAAGGAGAACAGCGCAGTAAGAGAGAAACTCacagagtttatttatttgtaaagaAACTAAACTCTGAGAAATGGCTGCAGAAGCTGTAATTCAGAGCGTGTCTGAatttatggagattgactttgGAGTTTGATCTCAGCAGGCTGATCCTCTGCTGGGGAAAGACACGGCCATCACGTCCCATCTGCTGGAGGTCGTGGTCATCCTGTGGAGAAGCGTCGAGAAGGCTCTCAAGCAAAATGAAGAGGCCTGGAAGTACACGATCGCCAAGTTTGGAAGCGTCATGGCCAAATATTTCCAGGCCTTTGAGGTACCTCAAACTTCCTGTgttgtattgtttgtgtttttcagtcacTCTTCCATGAACACtgtaaaacttttgtttttcagcacaaGCAGTGCACCGTTCCTCTTATAGAACTGGCCTCCTTCATGCCTCCAGCTGCAGTCCAAACGTTCAGGTGTCGCTTTCTCACTCGAcgtttcacttcttcttttttttccctgtcgTTTGGCCTTGTCTAACCTGCCTCTCTCGTTTTCTCTCCAGCTGTGGTGTCTTGTCCAGACTGAGGAGGATGGACCCAGGAGCGGAGCCGGTACAGTACAGCCAGCTGTTGGACTGCATGTGCAGCTGGGGTCAGGCCGCCGCCGTCCTCGAACTCGCCACCGACTGGCTCACCGAGGCCTTGCCCAAGCAAGGGGTCAGTCAACACAACACCAAAGAGCGTAGAAGGGCTGACACTAATGTTCACACGCTCActgttttcctttcatcttcAGGACAAGACGAACACCAATCGAAAGGTGCGAATCCAGGAGACGGTGGAGGCCAAACCAGACCTGGCTCTGGTGTATCTGGAGTACCTGTTCAGCCACGCTTCAGCCCGAGAGAAAGTCCTGGCTCTTGGCGAGAGGCCACTGAAGCAGCTCCATGCAGCTCTAGGAAACTGGAGGGTATGTTGGACATTCATCAGACTGTGAGGTAGGTGAGTGTGCTTTATGTTAATTGGTGTCATATTTGTCTCCACAGTCAGTGCTGTACGCTCACCTCACCTCAGAAGAAAGTCAAAGTCCCGGTGTGGAGACGGCGCTCAAAGTCTTCGTGTACCACGGCCGCCTCGGTGCACATCTGCAGCATAATGtgagtttattttaatatttaacccAAGATTGCAGAGTTACAGGATGTTTAGTGCAGTTCTTGTCTTTGTAAATGAGAGCTCTTATTAGAACAGGACTGAATTCTTGTTTTATCGTCTTAATTGGCAGGATGAACTGATGAGAATAagaataatctgcagattaatcgataatgTCAGTTGCAGGGAAGAGGGCTAATGATTTTTCCAGATCACTCAAAGTTGTGAGACAGATTCTCTCGTTACAAGCTTATATTTGCTTATATTTCTGGGTCGCTGCCCCAAGAGGAGTTCATGTATCTCCGTGTCCTGTTCATGAACCGTGAGATGGACCGGCAGCTTGCTGTGGTGTCCTGTGGACGTACCATAATGTTGTGGGGGAAGATGGAGCTGAAgcagaaggcaaagctcttgatttGTCCAGCTTTCcatctatgttccaaccctcatctacggtcatgagctttgggtagcgTCCATAAGAATGAGATCGCAGATACAAgaggctgaaatgagcttcctccaaAAGAAATGGATGGATCAAAGCCAgtagtttattttctgtgtttttccttcttaAGCTACAagaagaagttaaaaaaaaaaagttaataaagtgaaactgtttcttctttttagtCCTCGGAGGGTCGAGACTACCTGCAGTCTCTGGAGCATGTGGCAGCGTGGATAGCTGAGCGGGTGCTGCCCTTCCTGACTAAACGCCccggtgatggtgatggtgatggtgatggtgatggtgatggtgatgagggTTCGGAGAAGTCGCGGCCACTGGCTGCACAGATAACCGAGGTGAGCTCAACTTCTGTAAACATGTACTTACTTATGTACTTTATGTTTCCAGTCGACGACTTTAAACTGGAAAACTTCCACTAAGAATTAATTGAGCCCAAACAGTTATGCGTTGGGTGTATTCTAAGTGTCCATTGAGCCTTTCCAAACTACAATTAGCAGAGCTGAAATGACTTGCTGAATATGCTCAGGCTGCAGTGAGCACCAGCATTTAATTTGGGCAAATagggaaaatgtgtgtgtggtctccaTTAAGGGAGATGGGACAGTCGACTCCACTGCAGCACAAATGTGCAAATTAGGCACAGCCATGAACTGAGTACATTTCATAACCGGAGAGCAGCTgttcaaatatataaacactgCTGGTCCTCCCAGCTAAACCTACTCTGCGCCATGACATCATGTCAGAAGTGACTCCTTATGTCTCTTACCAGGGTAGCGAGAAACTTAAGAGTCATGGTTGATGACCTACCTTCTCTGATCACCTCAGTTGATAAGAAAAATCAGGCCTCATCCGACTCCAACTCCCGATCCAGGCTGTGGTCTCGATTACTGTAATGCTCTCCTTGACGGGCCTcctgaaaccctttcagatgatccacaACGCAATCTCGTGCAcggtcttcaatcaacccaaacgTGTACATGTTACCCAGCTGctcatcaagctccactggctccctgTAGCAGCCCgagttaaatttaaatctacaaagtagtctccggttctgaACCCACCTACTTCAACGTcctcatacatacatatgttacctcctctgCCACCTGTACGCTCAgagcaatccaaacttttctcatgtgttgttccccgttggtggagAACGTCCTaacagttcctaccagatcatgggcgtccctctctaccatCTATCCCCTTTCTACGTGAGCAGTGCTTATTGCTGCACGAACATGCCGTTGCCACTCTGTACCTCGATTGTTCCCTTCATTGTAAGTCACTTAGGAGCTCTCAGTTTGAGACTTTTTCTGATGCCGAACATCGTGCAGCTTTGAGGGTGGATGTGACGGATAGCTGCGAGTGTCTCCTGGTGTAATATCATCTGTGTGAATTGTGAAATCAGATTTCTCTGCAGGAGAATCGTATCTCCTTGTTCATAAATAGCcagttttagcttttttttccgTCTGACTCATCGCCCGTACCAAGgctgcagattaaaacacacagttatGTTGTTATCCAGAACATTAAGTTTTGTGGGGCCTTTTTGCCTCCTGCTTCCAGGACTTTCAGTTCTGCTCGGTAAATTTAGACTCCTCATAGATTGTTCTGCTCGGCTCCACACACTCTGTACATGCCTCCTCCTGCTCAAACTGATactgaaattagtttttttttatttgtgtcattattCTTCAGCCACATTGCTGCTGCGATCAGATATTGAAAATAAGCCTGTTTCGCTTATTCTTGTAGCGGTGATATTGTTCCTCTAAGAGTTCCTCTTGTGTGTTTACCAGAGTTTCCTGACCGTGTGCCGGGACGTTTTTCTCGTGGGTTTGGGCGACGAGACGCTCAAGGGTCAAATCCTCCACTTGTGCTCGCTCACCCTCCTCTCAGGTGAGTGTTTCGGTGCATAAagtaactaaaaaaaacacatttcttcatgtgaattcatctttttttacgTCTTGTCTTTCCAGAGGCGGGCTACCTGTGCATCCCCGCAGTGCTGCCCATTTTGAAGGAGGTGGCGGACAGCTACGTACCCGGCGACATCAAAAACAACGAGGCTCAGGAAAATCTGGAAGACCCCACCACTGTGATTCTGGGCGTGGTGGCCAACATCTTCCAGAAGATTATCGAGCTGTTGGCTCGGCGTCTCAGGAAGGAAccagaggagggaaaagaggtAGACAGTTTGTTGACCTACATGAACTTTTTGGCCTCCTGTAAAGTTGCACTCATCTTgactccatctccatcttcatcCCGTCTTAGCTGTGTCAGTCAGCCGTTCAAGGCCTGACAGACTTCCTCCAGGTGGCTCAGACGTGGGACACGGCGCCTCTCTGCGGGGTCTTCTCGACTCTCTTCGCCGTTATCGTCGTGGAGAAGAGACATTTGCTTCAGAAGGTATGAGCTCTGCAGAGGACGAGGCACAGCATTTGTCTTTTAGCAATATCCCGCACGTCCCGGGGAATGATAAGGGACATGACCGATTACGTTCTTGAGCAATTCAATTAAGGGAGTGATGAATGCTGCTGCGCTCTCATTTTTAAAGATTACCCATCCCGAGGAAGTGATCAGCCCGGAGTCACTGGAGGACATGCCTCCTCTGTCCAGCGTCCTGCTGTCTGTCATCCTCAAATCACCGTCTGTTACCAGGTAAATGTCCTCCGCCTGCTTCCTCTTATACATACGATGACCTCAgcgttcttcttcttcctctgtttagTTTATGAGATAAGATCGACTTTATTAATGCTACAGCGTCGAAaatacaaggtggataagaaaaatactttaGTGTGCTCCCCATGTACgaaaggctgagtccttcctgcagcgacCCGGTTCTGACTGTGGTCCACAAACGTTTCCTGTCCTTCTGTCTTCAAGTTGAAAGAGTCCTCAgcgagttcattcagccacgtctctgtgatgctgcacTCTCCATActagctcctccatcttacgTGCCCCGTGATAACGGACGGTACACATGGGTCGTACCATCTTTTCCACTCCCGGCGCTTAGATCCAGCCACGCATCCCcgtctttttctcttcatttcgGCATGGATTGGTCTTTGGACTGCCTAGCAcgagtgtaaacaagagagcTGCGGCCTTTTTTTGTCACTTGATGCGTCATGAAGTAGTCtgacagaaaaaaggcaaatcactCATCTCCATAGTTCCACgtccatgtttgcacacaaaacgcagaccaaaaaaaaaaaagtcctgaaaacacagaagtgTTCAGAGCTGCCACCCACACGGCGCCATGGCAACAGGAAAGTTACAATACATTTACCTGACCtgaataaactttaaaatacagttgttgtttttttaaaagctgtttttgttcttgaacGTCTCTTTCAGGGCGTTTCTGACAGAGGTCAGCTCGTCTTTGCACTCCGAGGCCATCAGCAGTCTGAATGAACTGGCTGCCGTGCTGCACGTGTTGGCGGTCATCAAACACGGTGAGTTTCCAAGATTCAgttttttcatagttttaaaagatatattttttttaatactttatttattttgaactctTCAGCGGGGCAGTCTAAAGCCGGTTTGAAGTGTGCAGCCACATcagtccagcagcagcttcacaaACATGCAGTCACGTCTGTAAACGGCACAGACATCCAGAGGTACGCGGAaagatagttttttttattttaaatcatttgtctggatcaataaattaataaatgtttatcccttttttttctccacagggTTATTTATGAATCTTCTGCGAAGACTTTGAATGAAATTCTGGATTTATAAGCGACCTCTGTTATCAGCTTCAATCATGAGAGGAGTTTCAGCTTTGCTGTTCACATTACAGACTTAATTTGGCagactgaaataaatatttaatcttCACTGACCGGGCTTTGGAACATATGGATTGGATTGAAATctaaagcatgtttttttttcccccagtttGGCTCGACTTccctctgtttatttatttcttgacGGCACACATTGCTCAAGCTTTATCTCTCCAGCTTTGTGCGATGATAACGTTGAGAAATATCGATCGAGCGAGCGCTCCAGACTGCAGAAGTATGGCTTCTTCGATTGAATGGCATTCTTCTTGAAAGCTTTTCCCTCCACAGCTCGGTGCTCTCTCTcatattttttaacagttttatataaaatacatatatttttttcatgtttcaccGTCTGTGTTTATATATCTGTTGGTCTGTCAGTGTGGAGGCTGCAGTGTGCTActaataagaataaaacaaacgtATCAATCAACCTAAACttgatgtttatttctttcttcttgtctgtACAGCGGTTTGCCGAAGTAATAACCACGTACAAACAGACAATAAATCACCCTCTGTTCAGTCTTCATTTTTAGAGTCTGCATATTGTTTTGTCAGTATTTGTGATTGTGCATGCAGAGGACACACATTTCTAACTTCAGGAAAGAGATGAGTGAGTAAACATTTCacagattatatttttattcttcagtcatctttgaaacattgttttttttttctttctatattGATTGTTATATCCTTTTTTAAAGAACTACATGTACTCAAACCTGTACTAAAGAATATTTTTACGGTACTAAACTATATTTCTACTCCACTGCACTcaagaggcaaatattgtacttgtatttatctatatttatttgacagctgttgCTTACAGCTGAAGTTTTTACTTAGAAAATATgaagtttataaaatatattgcatGCACGGATATCTTCACAATGTTTTCGAATAACAAGTACTTCTACTTTCAATACCTTAAGTATATTTAGTTAATTATGCACTGTACTTTAAGATCATAAATGCAGGACTTctacttgtaatggagtacaTTAACGCTGTAGTGTTGCTACTTTAGTAAGTAAGAAGCtgataatgtttcagtttttattgacaCTGTCAGAGTTATATTAATTTAGTTATCATGTTTATTACTGAggtagtttgcagtagtgttgAACTGGACTGCGTCATACTGAGAGGTGTAGTATAGCTacttttatatacagtaaataaaaggaTCTGAATGCTGTAATATCTTTGTATATGTCGagactttctgtctctctgtaccTCATTTAATCAGGTAAGATCAAGATCTCATTTTCAAGATAGACCTGACTACAGGAGTAtgtcaataaaacaaagaaataccTTGAGCCTAGGGTCAACTCAGGTGTTTCAAATGATAATTAATGTTCatgtcatcatttatttattttttttatcaaattatTGTCAATTAACCTCAATCTGCTGTATTTTATCTGCTGTTTTTAGTAATTTTTACTACATTTGGTCATTTATTATGTAATATGAGTTTATGTCTagatagaaaaatagaaaaaaatcacCACAATTGTTTCAAATGGTTCTAATAATACAGATTTTTATTGAGGTTTATAATCTGACTATAGATTTCCTGTAATGTTGTTTGTGCTGTGACGTGTTGTCACATGAACGAggacactttatttatttccagtCATGTGTAAatcaattctttttttctcgGGTTTTGTGTTGCCTTCATGGCTTCCGGGCAGTAATCATTCAGTAAGACCTGTCTCCtctgtcatccatccatccatccaccatcccttcatccatccaccatcctccatccatccatccagggCGCTGTTGCATGCTGCACGCATCATCCCTCCTCACCATGTGTGCTTGACGTCAGAAACTTAGGAGGGGCTCCTCGGTGAGGCTGGTTGCTGTTTGTGGTGCTGAAACAACGCCTGTATTGTGAGTGTgcatgcgtttgtgtgtgtatatgtgtgcgtgtgtttggctcattgcaatttttttaaaataataaaacatgcatcTTTAGTCTTTAGCCTCGTCCGAGCAGCTCGCCCCTGAGTTGAgcgtttttttttataaaaacatgcagttttaGCCGAGCTGTTGCGATGGATTAGTAGTTCTAGGCAGGAGCGGTATGGATTCACTGTGGTGTCCCGTCCTCTTCGCTGCATTGGCCGTCAGCCTCTGCTCCTCACCTGCCATCGCTGACAGAAAATTTGGtaagcatgtgatgtttttcattCCCAGCTGTCTTTAAtctttgctctgtctgtctcattttgATCCTGCACAAACACCACCTCTGTTTGCAAaagttattttatataataGTTTATTATACTGTAGATTTGCAAGTGCatgccacctccacctcctccaccttcttcttccttcttgcAATTTCCTTGCAAAAACttgttgttgcatttgtgtgGCTGTTTGCATGAAGCTCCACCAGGAAAAGTTACATAACCTACCAAGGCCCTTATGGTGCAtgaaatgttttgctgtttgctaCTTTTGCAGCCACTAAAATTGAGTTTTACACATGCAGAAATATACATTTCATACTGGTTTAATAGTCTCCAGCACATGCCCTCTGTAAGGAGCATGCCATTTTAAATccagttaaatatttaatgatattCCTATGCCTCCTTTCTTCAAGGAAAAATGGACATCTTTTCATACAGCCGTGTTCAATTTTCAGTCTTGGCCCAGGTTTCATTACCCTTCATTTGTTCTTCCTGCCTCAGAcgctgtaatttaaaaaataaaatgtatggcACATTTCCAGTTAACGAAGCTATCCTgattattttgttcttttttttgtaaagatagAAAGACATTAGAGGACTCGTTTTACTGCTTCAGGTCCAATTTACACCTCTAAATCACACTTTGCTGATCAGCAGTCAGAGCACATGACAGTATTAAACTTTATGACGAGCGAGAGGCAAATATAGGTCTCAAGGCTGATGATTCATACAGGCTTGGAGCCGCATCATATTCTTTATATTTAGAACAAGAAGATATCTATCTTTTTTTAAGAATGTATCTGCAGCATGAACAGTTTTCTCTATTCTGTTGGtcaaaacatgtaaaatcatCCCAGAGACGAGGACAACTGTAACtatatgaaatgaaaacagctaAACTCTTGCTAACGGTAACTAGAGAAGCATGAGTAGCATCAACGGCCATCCCAGCTTTTGACTCTACCTGAATTTTCATGACTTGGTTTGGTTAAAGAAACCTTTagattacatatttaaatctgttacattttgaattaatttaatatattcataaacaacattttaatgctCAAGTTCACAGAATTTGACTTCTTAACCTAATTCTTGCTAACGGTAACTAGCTTAGCCGAGAAGTAGTAACTGCCATCCCAGCTTTTGACTCTACTTGAATTTTTATAACTTTGTTTGGTTAAAGATACCTTTagattacatatttaaatctgttacattttgaattcatgtaatatatttataaacaacattttaacgCCTAAAAGTTCACAGAATTTTACTTCTTAACCCAACTCTTGCTAACGGTAACTAGCTTAGTCTGCCCAGCTTTTGAGTCTACCTGAATTTTCATGACTTGGTTTGGTTAAAGAAACCTTTACATTGCATATTTAAATCTGTTACATTTTGaattcattcaatatatttataaacaacattttaatgctTAAAAAACTTCCCCAAATCTATAATAAAGTTCACAGAATTTGACTTCTTAACCCAATTCTTGCTAACGGTAACTAGCTTAGTCATCCCAGCTTTTGACTCTACCTGAATTTTTATAACTTGGTTTGGTTAAAGATACCTTTagattacatatttaaatctgttacattttgaattcatttaatatatttacaaaCCACATTTTAATGCTTAAAAGTTCACAGAATTTGACACAGAATTTTGACTTCTTTCCGATTCTTGCTAACGGTACCTAGCGTAGCCGAGAAGTAGTAACTGCCATCCCAGCTTTTGACCCTACCTGAATTTTCATGACTTGactgaaattatatttttatatctatcacgtttttaattaatttattatacaTATGAACTACATTTTAACATGCTTTAAATTAATGCACAGGTTCTTGTGTACGTGTAAATCACTGGTAATTTGCATACAGACTAAAACTAAAGATAATATTACTGAATATTTTCAATCATATAACAATTTCACCatattaaatagaaaaatatgtcataaaaatgtaatttttatattgtattttgtcaaaacaacatgtaaaataatctcagagagacagacaactAGAGCTAAAGCTAACGTAAGCTAGCAGAGGACAGGGTCATGGTTAGCCTTAGCTGAGGCTGAAAGATTATTaactgattttttaatttttttttttacatggctGTGATCTGTAATTAAATAATATCCATTTTGATTAACCAATTCAGTTTATTCTACGTAACTCGTGATGCAGTAGCTAAATCCAATCATGATCAAAAAACCCAGCTAAATGCATGCTAACGGTAACTAGCTTAGCTGAATAGCAGTAATTACCCAacctttaaattacatttttaaatatattacattttgaattcatttattatatatatgtatatgtgtgtgtatatatgtgtgtgtgtgtgtaatctttGCTGTTGTTGGCTGTTGTGAGAGCAAACATAACAGAGAAAGCACATTTTTTCTCCCGTGCAAGTTGAGGGCTTAATTTATACTTGTGAATGAGTCAGTTCTTATTCCCCTGTGTGCAATTCTCTCATTgaattctctgtatgtttttctCCGTATGTGTGGAAGAGGTCTCCATTGTCACGAGTGTGGCTGGGAGTTAGAGGTGGTTATAGTTTTTAATGAGCCCCACTGTGCATTACGCCGTGTCATCGGAAAGCTTTAGATCAACGTGTGCGCACATGATGTAGCTGCCTATATATAAACCCACATGTAATAAACGCAGTGCTTACATATATTAAATGTGGGCAGACGGTGAGAGAGTGCTGTGTGTGGGAGTCTATCTGTCCAGCTTGTCTGAGAGTACACGAAAGCCAGACAGGGAGAAATAAGTCTGCAGTTGCAAGCTCTGATTATGAAATTCTAAACACTATAAAATTTAAACAGTGTTGTGAATCTGGCCCAATGCGTAACACTACAAATATCTGAACGTTTTAAATTCATAGTGCTTGAAAAGTAGTGCTCTGCTCTTTAAAACTTCTCAAAAAGTACTCCATGTCCTTAAAAAATCACCCAAACCTGTTTTAGAGTTCACcgaatttgactttttaatgcaGACAGCAAAACTAAAGATAATATTACtgaatatattcatatttaaacaggtttatcatattttaaaaaagataaaaccaAGCTAAACTCTTGCTAACGTTACCTAACTAAATATAAGTAGCATCAACTGCCATTTCATCTTTTGACTCTACTGGAAATTAAGCAATTTAAAgctattttaatgttgttattccacctttaaatcacatattttgatgtattaaattgtaattcattcataaattaTTTCAATATATAAGAAATTCTGATAATAGACAGACACTAGCTAGACAGCTatattttttccatatttttttgtaGATACTGTGTTTTGTCCTAAAGATTGTCCAAAGGGAGAGTATAGTATATACATTTTTGGTCTTATGTAACGTGGCGTTTAGTCTGTAACCTTCCTAGTAGTATAGTAAAGGTCACATCTGCCTTTCATGGTTTAAATTCACTCACAGATGCATTTCAGGGTGACATAAAGCGCAGTAAAATACTACAACATGTTTGTTCACCTTGATCCGATCATGATATCTCTACGCTCTCTTCCCGGAATGACGTTTGGTCTTCCAATGAACTGGAGAGAGGTCATGGACAGGTTACCATGTTGTACTTTTTCCTTTGCTTTTCTTACTGAAGTGACTCACTGAAAACAGCCTCGAGTCCAGTCCCTTCAAGCGTTACATAATTCAAAAGTGTGTTTGAGAATTAGCCAAAGGGTGGTATTTCTACCAGTGGGAGGCATTTGACAAACTTAACGAAACTGTTACACATTAATTATGTCACAAAGTACACCCTGGAGGGCTGTATAATGCTTTTCTACTGatgaaagaggggaaaaaaggctTGAGTTTAATGTAGGATTGGCATCTTTTCTACTAAGCTCTACTCTAAGAGTGCAGGAAGGTTAATGCCCTGTTTACACTAAGTTGGGAAGAGCTTAGAATTTGTATAATGAATTCACTGACTACTGAAGAGTGTCCTGCCAAAGGAAAATTAGCAGAAATTTCTGTTGCACACTAACACTCTAGTGCCTTGCAATCAGTGTTGCTATCAGGCCTGTTGTTAAAATTCAGTTCAGCACCTCTTTTCTGTTTGCAGAGGTCTGGTAGTGTCCTGAATCCCAATAACAACCACTAAAAAATCCTGTAGTTTGACTTCTTAATGCACGAGTTCAGTGTAAATCACTGGTAATATGCATACAGACAGCAAAACtaaagatatatagatagatagagatatatTACATAAGATAATTTATGATTATATTCATTACACAATGTTTGAATGTATTTCGTTCAAGCTCTATGCTGCCTTATAAAGtcaaaacacatacatatttgGTTTGTACCTGAACTCTTTTGCATcaatattaccatattaaaaacatatgtCATAGAAATATATCCATTTTGATCAAACAATTCAGTTTGTTATTCTACATAACAAGTGATGTAGTAGCTAAATCCAATCATGATGGAGATAAAATCCAGCTAAACTCTTGCTAACGGTAACTAGCTTAGCTGAACGTAGCTAGGAATAGCAGTAACTGCCATCCCCGTTTTTTGATCCTGCTGAAATGTTCATGACTTGGTTTGGTTAAATTACCtttaaattacatatttaaatctatTACATTTTGAAGTAATTTAGCGACAAGTTCataaacatttttggaaagaaCTTTTATTCTGCCAATCTAAACTTTCTGTTGCATATAAACACTCCAGTGGCAGTCAGTGTTGCTATCAGGCCTGTTGTTAAAATTCACTTCAGCATGTCGTTTTTGCAGAGGTTTGGTAGTGTCCTGAATCCCAATAACTACTAAAAAATACCATGGTTTGTTAACCATACGGGCCATTCTCTATCTGCAAGGTCATGTACTGTTGGCAAGATAAATGTACTTTGGGCAAGTTTATTGAACAGACACAGAATAAGACTAAAATAGACGAATGTAAATCTGGTAAAAATACAAGTTTTGAATAGATTTAGTTATATAATGAAAAATTAAGTTGTTATTCCTTTTCTAATAATGCATTCACAAATGAAGCAGGAACGGCTAAAGCTAACGTAGGAGAGAGAGTCATGGATAGCCTTAgctcaaaggttttttttctgtagctgtgatctgtaaatgaaaaatatctATTTTGATGAACCaatttactt
This genomic interval carries:
- the ncapg2 gene encoding condensin-2 complex subunit G2 isoform X2; translated protein: MSKRDAFLESACKDKVEDFLRFIHLHKDKTEPFDVEEVVQEMPRDQRQTLWGKLASLLQDVLQELPPERWEEGRQEGMEVESAADPKRVMAVVDGVTLVAAVSVKVLQDGDTYSALLKITHRLHDVLVSLPVSEAPLQLHIQTLCEAWWKKGLKEKEKFGHSAFLIALQKSFIMKKPGAEIQRVWSLHDVLLSLDYASEDNKQIRDLLLQCFHRPIYIRNDDGKRFLVFLFSWNVDFIWVIHGTIKNQLEFYSKTMTNHIMEIYFRAWKKASGDFLEQIESSCIQDFMQNAIFLHRASPVHTKVRQIVSYFHSRNGCHKVDKMLYDLYKPILWKALSAPNFEVRANATLLLLEAFPIHDPDQNNKHIDEIIQKQLDIAMGLLDDPHPVVRSTATLGVCKILAKCWELLPPTIITDFLKKLVMELAGDTSSPDVRCSVFKCLTIVLDNALSHPLLEKLLPTLKYSLHDNSEKVRTAFLDMLIKVKAVRAAKFWDVCNMDHLLARLAVDSPSVSRRIVDLLFKSFFPVNESEREWCCRCVTLIQMNPMAARKFYLYAHKHTAPTNIIKLMLSIRRVLNSSIQADCDLSDINESNKENSAADPLLGKDTAITSHLLEVVVILWRSVEKALKQNEEAWKYTIAKFGSVMAKYFQAFEHKQCTVPLIELASFMPPAAVQTFSCGVLSRLRRMDPGAEPVQYSQLLDCMCSWGQAAAVLELATDWLTEALPKQGDKTNTNRKVRIQETVEAKPDLALVYLEYLFSHASAREKVLALGERPLKQLHAALGNWRSVLYAHLTSEESQSPGVETALKVFVYHGRLGAHLQHNSSEGRDYLQSLEHVAAWIAERVLPFLTKRPGDGDGDGDGDGDGDEGSEKSRPLAAQITESFLTVCRDVFLVGLGDETLKGQILHLCSLTLLSEAGYLCIPAVLPILKEVADSYVPGDIKNNEAQENLEDPTTVILGVVANIFQKIIELLARRLRKEPEEGKELCQSAVQGLTDFLQVAQTWDTAPLCGVFSTLFAVIVVEKRHLLQKITHPEEVISPESLEDMPPLSSVLLSVILKSPSVTRAFLTEVSSSLHSEAISSLNELAAVLHVLAVIKHAGQSKAGLKCAATSVQQQLHKHAVTSVNGTDIQRVIYESSAKTLNEILDL